A region of the Candidatus Omnitrophota bacterium genome:
ATGAAGCACCTCGCTCGTAACGGCCTTTGGCAGGTTTACCTTTATGCCCGGCTGCACTATAAAACTGGACGTCAGCATAAAGAAGATAAGGAGCTGGAAGACTACGTCGATAAGCGGCGCGATATCTATCTGGCCCTTTACGATCTCTGTCCTGCGTTTAAACCTCATACCTGTCACCCCTTGTCGTAAGTATATTCATAAGTTCGGTTGCGGCCTTTTCCATTTCAAGCACAAAATTGTCCACCCGGCTTACCAGATAGTTATACGCAACATATGTCGGGATAGCCACTATGAGTCCGGCCACGGTAGTAATAAGCGCTTCCCATATTCCGCCGGCTAAATCTCCTGGGTTTATGGGATTTAGCGACGTGGACTTCTCCTGTATTAGCTGGAAACACTTGACCATGCCGGTAACCGTACCCAAAAGCCCCAAAAGCGGCGAGATATGCGCTATGGTAGCAAGCGCGCTCAGATTCTTTTCGAGCCTCGGCACCTCATGAATACCGGCATCTTCTATCGCCTCTCTTATTTCGTTGCGAGGCCTGTCGTGCTTCAAAATGCCCGCTTTCATTATCTGGGCGATAGGGCCCGGAGTATTATTGCACATCTCTATCGCTTCCATAATCTTATTGCGTTTTAAAGTGTTCGCGATTTTGTTCATAAAATCTACGGTATCTATTTTTGCCCTGTAGAGATGCCATGCCCTCTCCAAAAGTATCGCGAACGCGAATATGGAGCAAAGGATTATAGGCCACATCACCGGGCCGCCTTTTTGGATCATGTCCCACATTTATTTATCCCCCTTTTCGTTTATATACGAATTATTGCGTTTTGCCCCCAAACCACGAAAGTCTCTCCTTGGCATATACCCCCTCCTCGGTAGGTTCCTTGGCAAGGCGCTCGTACATTCTCCTCGCTTTTTCTATTTCGTTATTTTTTTCAAATATCTGCGCGCAGCGGAACTCTGACTTTATCCCCCAGAATTTAGCGGACGGATAAAGATACGAAACCTTCAGGTATTCTTCTATTGCCTCTTTGGATTCACCGTCCCCGTCAAGACACTCCGCTATACGGTAATGGATTTCGGCATTCATTTCGCTGTCTTCTTCGGTAAGCGCTTTTCTGTAATGGGCTATGGCCATCTTGTAGGAACGCACACTTTTAAGCGCCCCACCAGCCTCTTTGTGCGCGACCCTCGCAAAGGCACTTTTTGGGTAACTATAGGCGAGCTGTTCAAATTTACGAAGGCCGCCGTTTATGTCTCCCGCCTCTACCAATATCTCGCCCATTTTGAGAATCGATTTTGGGGCAAGGTCGCTTTCGGGATATTTTGCCGGTATGACGGCAAGTTCCTGAAGCGCCGATACCCTGTCGCCTCTTTTATAAAGTGCGCTTGCCTTCCAGTAAGCGGCGTCATCGGCTATCTTGCTATATGGAAAGTCTGTATATACTTTACTGAAATACGCGTAGGCCTTGGGGTAATCGCCGGAATTATAGAAACGCTCGGCAAACCAGAAAAGTATCTGGGCGCTGAGTTCCGTATCGGGGTAGATCTTAAGAAAGCGTGTGAATTCGGATGTCGCCTCTTTTACGTTCCCCTCCTGATAATAACACCATCCTATCTGATACATCGCTATCTTTACAAGTTCCGGGTCTTTCGCCTGTTTAAGAAGCTGTCGAAAATAGCTAAGCCCATCTTTATAACGGGCAGAATTATACAACGAGCTTCCTATATAAAAAAGGGCCCATTCCTTCTTGTCGCTTTCCGGAAATTCATTGGTAAAATCTACGAAATTTTTGGCTGAGGCGGAATAGTCGCCTTTTGCGAAAAATGCCATCGCGAGTTGGAACTTCGCCCTTTCGCGGATTTCGCTGTGCGGGTAATTTATAAAGAGCGACTGGAAGGAAAGTATCGCGGAATCATATTTTGCCTCTGCATAAAAGATGTCGCCTATTTTATATTGGGCGTAGGAGGCATACGGATTATCCGGATATTTTTCTAAAATCGTATCGTAAGCGCCGCTCGCTTCGCTGTATTTTTTCTGAGCTGAATAGATATCCCCCAGCCTCAAAAGTGAATTTACTCTTAATGCGGGATTGCCGGATCTTCTGGACAATTCCTTAAATATCTCGACTGCCACGTCATGCCTATTATCCTTCATATAGATCAAACCTAGATTATAGCGGATTTCATCGCTGAGAGAGGCATCCGTCACGGCTTCTATTGCTTCCTTATATAGCCTCTCGGCTTCTTCGGGCTTTCCCAGCTTGACAAACATCTCGGCCTTCCAGAGCCGGGCGTCATCATGCCATTCGGATGACGAGTATTCATCGATCAGCATGTTATAATCAAGAAGCGCCTCCTCATTCCTATTCAGGGTATCGAAT
Encoded here:
- a CDS encoding tetratricopeptide repeat protein, which produces MGTHRAYYTIIILLMCSCAFLSPLGQGIAFSSEEKDFLFARQAFEDEFYDIAKDRLIIFIGNYPASKEVVPAHLYLGRSYFKLNKLERARYEFEYILEKPDSAAFSDEAVYWLAETHFAIGDYARALEYYQKLIDIYPASSYIVYAYYSKGWCYHKMGENEHAISAFKEMASKFPHNTLSPKARYMICDIFFQNNQTEEAENEIGLFIGHFPLSSEIGKVHYMRGEIYYKKGDFASAVSDFKKAIDCAGAADWLQYAECKLALAYLKNGNAGEAIVYFNKCLNDSKDDDLRATALFGRARAFDTLNRNEEALLDYNMLIDEYSSSEWHDDARLWKAEMFVKLGKPEEAERLYKEAIEAVTDASLSDEIRYNLGLIYMKDNRHDVAVEIFKELSRRSGNPALRVNSLLRLGDIYSAQKKYSEASGAYDTILEKYPDNPYASYAQYKIGDIFYAEAKYDSAILSFQSLFINYPHSEIRERAKFQLAMAFFAKGDYSASAKNFVDFTNEFPESDKKEWALFYIGSSLYNSARYKDGLSYFRQLLKQAKDPELVKIAMYQIGWCYYQEGNVKEATSEFTRFLKIYPDTELSAQILFWFAERFYNSGDYPKAYAYFSKVYTDFPYSKIADDAAYWKASALYKRGDRVSALQELAVIPAKYPESDLAPKSILKMGEILVEAGDINGGLRKFEQLAYSYPKSAFARVAHKEAGGALKSVRSYKMAIAHYRKALTEEDSEMNAEIHYRIAECLDGDGESKEAIEEYLKVSYLYPSAKFWGIKSEFRCAQIFEKNNEIEKARRMYERLAKEPTEEGVYAKERLSWFGGKTQ
- a CDS encoding MotA/TolQ/ExbB proton channel family protein — translated: MWDMIQKGGPVMWPIILCSIFAFAILLERAWHLYRAKIDTVDFMNKIANTLKRNKIMEAIEMCNNTPGPIAQIMKAGILKHDRPRNEIREAIEDAGIHEVPRLEKNLSALATIAHISPLLGLLGTVTGMVKCFQLIQEKSTSLNPINPGDLAGGIWEALITTVAGLIVAIPTYVAYNYLVSRVDNFVLEMEKAATELMNILTTRGDRYEV